CCAGTTGGCAGCTCATCGAGCGGCTCTGGCACCAACTGGTTGCTGGTCGGCTCCGACTCCCGCCAAGGGCTAAGCGAAGAAGACCAAGCCGCACTGGGCACCGGCGGCGACGTCGGTGTCGGGCGCACCGACACCATCATGGTGCTGCACATCCCGAACTCCGGCACCGCCCAATTGGTATCCATTCCGCGCGATAGCTACGTCAACGTCCCCGGCTTCGGCGAGGACAAAATCAACGCCGCCTTTACCTACGGCGGCCCGCAGTTGCTTGCCCAAACCGTGGAACAAGCTACTGGCCTGGGCATTGACCACTACGCCGAGATCGGCATGGGTGGTCTCGCCAACGTCGTCGACGCTGTCGGCGGTGTCAACATTTGCGTGGATGAGCCCATCATGGACCCACTCGCCGGCATTGACCTAGCTGCCGGATGCCAAGATCTAGAAGGCGCCGATGCGCTTGGCTACGTCCGCACCCGCGCCACCGCCATGGGTGACCTGGACCGTGTGGAACGCCAACGCGAATTCTTCGCCGCCCTGCTGGACAAAATCACCTCACCATCCACGCTGGCCAACCCATTCCGCGCAGTATCCTTGGTCAACCACACCGCGCAATCATTCATGGTCAACGAAGATGACCACGTCTGGCACCTCGCCCGCGTAGCCCTGGCGATGTCCTCCGGCGTGGAAACCCAAACCATCCCAGTCGGCGGGTTCATGGACACCGCCGTAGGCAACGTCGTCCTCTGGGACGAAGCCGGCGCCCAAGAGCTATTCAGCTCCATGCAGTAAATCCTCGGAGCCTTCGCTCCTGCGGTTTACTGTGGTTTACCGGGATTTTCTGGGGTTTACTGAGATTTGTTGGGGCGTCCGGGGTTCGGAACCGGTTTTGGGATCGCTGAATTGAGCGGCATGGTAACCCATCCCGCTTGAACAGCAACCAAGCCGTGACCTGGGGTTATTAGATCAGGTCCATTGCTCCCATCGTGCTGAGGTCATGCGTGTTGCCCAGGAGTTTTCCGCCTGGGGTAACAAGCTTGACCTGTCCGCGGTGGCGCATCATCCGACCTCGACTTTTCTCGCGGCGCCTTGCCCGGGCGCCGTCGTCGTTGACACCGTTGTGATAAGCACACAGCGTGGACAGATTTGACGGGTTCGTCTGCCCACCATTCTTATGCGCATCTAGGTGGTGTACCTGGCATCTATCGGCCGGAACCTTGCAATCGGGCCACGGGCACACCAGGTTTTCTGCCATGGCCAAGATTCGCTGCTTGCCTGAAGCGAAGCGCGCTTCATACAGATTTACCGGCCCGGCGGTGGGGTGGAACAGTCCGGCATAAATTTTATCGCCGAGCGCTCCGGACATTGCAAGGTTAACGATCTCCGCACCGGTCATGGTCGTGCCGTCGGAGGCTCCGATGATGGACTCGTCGCCTTCACCACGGAGAATCGTCGCGGACTGATCTAAACCAATAGCAATAACAGTGCGGTATTCGGGTTTAAGAACACCACCGCCGCCATCGATGTGTTTCCAAAACGCTTCTAACAATGCTTTCGAGCGGGGTTGGTCCGTGGTGGATATGGCATCAAGGGTCTTCTCAAAGTCGATGATCCGGCGCTGAGTATCGGTAATACTCATCGTGACCATGCCATTTTTCGGGCGGCTAATACGCATACCGGGTTCTTTTGGTTTGTCACCAACGAGTTCGTCGACGCGCTGGTTGCCCAGAGCATTGACTTCTTCATAAGTGCCCTCATGCGCAATCAACTCAGCACGGAGTTTCCACGCGGCACCGCGCTTTTTCTTTAACTTCTGAGCGTGACTATCAATCATCTGTAGGCGCTCCATACTCAACCCGCGCTCTTCGGCGAGTGCTACGGACTCGTGCTGAAGGCGTGGTGAGTCGGTGGAGCCGAAGAAGACGTCGGCTATTTTAGAGTGCTTTCTTGCTGTCTTGAGTGCCAGCCCATCGGCGGCCATGTCATAAACGGAGAGCTGCGCCATATCTCTTAAAACACCCACCGCCTGGGTGGCGTGTTGTATGAATGCTTTGTAATTTTTCATAACTTCGACGCTAAACCCAAAGCGCAACCCCACACCAGAGCAAGCCTCAAAATCTGTGAATAACTACGTTGACACGTCACGCAAAGGCCTAAGTTATCCACAGGCAGCACCCTTGAGAGCCGAAAAAGCCTGCTTCCGCACCCCTCTATGGGGTGGCGAAGCAGGCTTCGAGCTATTAAAAGCGCAGTTTTAGCGCAGGGTGACCTGGCGGGACTTCAGGTTCTCCAGCTGCTTGCGCTCTTCAGGGTTGAGCTGAGCGTCGTTATCGATCTCAGCCTTCAACGCCTTCTCCACGCGAGCAAGCTCAGACTCATAAGAGTCATAAGCAACCTCTGGCTGCAGGTCAAAGACTGGTGCAATCAAACCGTGGGTGCGGAAGACGCCAGCGAACTTGGTGCCCTCGCCTAGGTTCATCTCGCCACGAGCAGCAACGCGGGCAATCGCGTTTAGGACGCCGGTCTCGTTCTCGATTGGGAATACCCAACGGATGTGCGCCTTGTCACCGCCGGAGTTAGCCCAGAACAAAGTGCCATCGATATCCGCGCCAACCTGGTGGGATTCAATGACGGTCTCATTAGCCTGGTTCAGGGTCTGCGCGATCTCAGGGGTGATCTGGGTGCCTTCTGGAATCCACCATGCAAAGTCCCGGTGGTCAGTAATCTCCAGAACCGCGGACTTGTCCAGGATGTCCTTCAGGTCTGGCTGCGCGCCATCGGCAGCAGTCGAATCCAAGGTTGCGCCGTCTTCGGCGTTCTTTACCCAGTTCAGGGCATACGCCAGGTCGCGGCCGGGGTTGTGGGTGTGGGTGCGAACCTGCAGCGCAACATATGCGGCGCCGCCAGCTTCCACGTCGCGCACCATAGCTGCCGATGCACCCGGCAAAATCGTACACACATAAACGTCACGGTCAATGCCCTTGACGCTGAGCTTCGCGGTAGCTGAAGGAACGAATTCCTGCATCGCAATAAACTGGGTTTCAGCAGCTAAATCACCGTATGGTCGGGGATCTTTTTCCAAAGCCGCACGCTCTGCCGCACGGGCAGCAAGCTTAGCTTGGCGGCGAGACATACCCTCAGGTAGTTCTTCTTTGTTCTTTTTCTTCTTGGCCATGCCCTACACGATACAGTGACGTTTTAACCTGCTCACATTTGAATGGCGTGCAGCGCGACTTCGGGTTGGTTGGTGGCAAGAATGTCGACACCGTTGGCCCAGGCCCATTTCATGTCTTCAGGTTTGTCGATGGTCCACATGTACGTCGGCAGGCCATACGCGCCGATGGCAGATGGTTGTAGTTTGCCGCGCAGCAAAGACATGCCCAGGCCCGTTGGCTCAGAGAGCAAGACGTCAGGACGGTTGAAATGGCGTTCCCAATCACGACGCAGATAAATCCGGTCCATGTGCGGCGCCAGGGATTTCATGCGGCGGATTGCCCGGTGGGAAAAGGAGATGATGTGAATGCGGGGGTCATCGATAAGCCCTGCATAACGCAGACGAAGCACCACCTGCTCCTCCAAAATGTCCCCCGCCGCACCCGGGTGCTTGGTCTCAATATAAAGATGCTGGCCGCTTGGCTCCCACATCTCTAAAAGCTCATCTAGCAGCAGCGGATACTGCTGCGGATGCTTTTCAGTACCGATGTCGGCGAGCTTTATCTCCGCCCAATCCAGCGCAGAGAGCTTACCGATGCGATCTGAAGTCCTATCCAACGTTGCATCATGATTGACCACGACCTTGCCATCCCGCGACATCCGCACATCGCATTCGATGCCATGAATAGGCAGCTCCAAGGCCTTTTCAAAAGCCAGCGGGCTTAGCTCCGGATACTTTCCCGAATAGCCCCTATGCGCAACAATCTTCAACGTCCACGTCCCTCGCGGTTGGCGCCCAAACACCGCCGGGCGCTTTTTCTCGTGCTCGTCCAACTCTAGTTCAACATCCATGCATGCGCCGGTCTGCTCGATTTGAAACCAACTCGCGCATTTCCCAGCCAAGGCTTCCAATGCGGTGTTAACATCCCTGTAGGGGATTGGTCAGCCTCTTAACAGCGAACGGGGAGTCTTTTATTATGAAACGAACATTCAGCGCAGCAACCATTGCTGTCGCAATAGTGTCAGCAGTGACGATTGGCATACCTGCTGCAGCGCAGCCTCTTGATCCGCATCCAAGCATTTCAGAAGTGCAGCTCAATCCAGAGGAACAGGCACCAAGCCATCCTGCCGTTACCACGACAAACAATTCTGAGGCCGGTGAGGAGCCTTTTGCAGCCTGGGGACTTGCAACACCTCCAGGCGCGGAAAACTACGAAGTCAACCAAGTCTCGGACGAAGAACTCGATCCCCGGGGTGTGGAAGGGTGGCAGCCTACGCCAGATCCTCAAGACGAAATTGTTGACGGTCAGATGCGTTCCGATATCGAAACTGTCCCTGAGGATTTCAGTGATGCAGATGCAGATCGGGCAGAGTTGGCCGAGTCAGCTTTGGAATCAGATCGCGAGATTTCTCTTCAGGCGTCCCCGAGATGCTCAGTGTATTGGCCATCATGGTTTGAAGTCTGTGGCTCAATCAGAGCTAAATACGACTCCATGGGTGGTCCACAAAGCTTTTTAAGCTTGCCAAAGTCATACCAGCTCATCAACCCCGACGGTATTGGACGGCGATCCGAATTCGTCAACGGATTCATCTACTGGCACCCTGACACTGGTGCGCATAGCGTAAGTATTCCAGTTTCTGTCGTTTGGCAGCGCCATGGCTGGGAGGGAGGTTTCCTAGGTTATCCAACGACTAGCGATATGGCGTTAGGTGATCAGTGGTTTAAGCAGTCTTTCCAAGGAGGCCACGTTTATACCCATAACACGCTCCCTGCTTCGCAGGCCAGTATCCAAGGCGCCATTTATGACAAATGGCAGTCACTTGGAGCACAAAACAGTGAGCTTGGCTTTCCCATCAGCGATGAGCTAACTGCTTCTGATGGTATCGGACGATACAACGTATTCGAAGGCGGCATGATCTACTGGACGCCACAACACGGAGCGCATGCCGTAACTGGTGGAATATTGGCCAAATGGGCCTTACAAAACTTTGAGAGAAGCGGCTACGGATACCCTATTGGGGATGCCACTACAAACGAACAAGAGGAATTAACGCAGGACTTCGAAGGCGGAACCATTTTCGCTGATCCAAACTTCTTTTGGCAGCCATTTTCTTGCATTGATGCTATTTCCCGAATCGCGCTCGAAAATTCAGTGGTGGATGACTTTGACTTTATCTGCTCAAACAGGGGCATTTCTCTAACTACGAGTGATACTAACTTTTTCGGGATGCCTACAGTCGACGACGTAGTTGCCACGACTAGTTTCCCCCAGCTCCGTTCAACAAATAGAACCCCAGCGAATATCGGAGTTGAATGCGATCTTCGCGAGCCCTCGAGCATCAGTGGCCCCCTCAGAAGTGGAGCTTACAAGGTAAGCAAGTCGGTTCACCTCTGTTTCGGGCAGACCGAACCTCCAACACCGACCAAGCCATTAAAAGTGAAATGGTCTAAAGAATTGGCTTGGACCATCGCAAACACACTCCCACAACGACAAATCGGGGCAGTTACACTGCAAGTCAATTCCCTAGATCTTCCAGGCTTTACGTTTACCGTAGATAGCAGACTTCAAGAAGACAAGAAATTCCAAATTGATCCTACGATGCAGCGGATGGTCAATACAGTTTCAGATCCTGGCGCAAATAGGTCGAAGGTCGTGAATTACGATATTCCTACTAGACCGGGAACATATTTCGTAGAAGTCACCGGCATCAGTCTAAAAATCCCAGATTGGAATTACAATGCTGAGCTCAACGGACTCAGATTTGCAATAGGCAGGTACCATTGCCCCCAATACCGCTACTACTCAGACCTCTGCGAATTCCCAGATCCAGTCGATGACCACACATAAGGATGACAAATCACAAATGTTTGACAGTTTTCTATGGGATGACTTCTGTAAATGTCAGGGTGTCACATCTATCAAAGAAGACATCGACCCAGTCTCTTCTGGCATTCTCGCTAAGCTCATGACAAAGAATACGTCAGCAGAAGCTACTTTCGACTGCATTTTTTATTCAGATGGCACCTGGGATGAGCAAGGAGCTTTTCAAACTTTCGACGTTTTCCACGTGGACGCCCACCCAGCCCATTCAGCATTTTCAACTGTCCACAATGGGTCAAAGCTTCTGAACTTTGGCCCTCTGATGCGTGACGGTGGGCTGCTTGCCGAACCCAGGCATATTCCCGGATCAGCCTCACCCCAGATCCTTCTTGATTTTGAACATTTTCCATATTTTTGGGGCAGTTCCTTCTCTAGCTCGAATTTTAGCGCCGAGAGTGTGCAGTATCCGCACGCATTTTCCCTTGCTGATTCGCGCTACATCCGAGTTATTTCATACTCTGAAGAAGAATTGCACGCCCACCAACTCTGGCACGAGGTTGTCATCGACACAGAGTTTTCCATAGCAGTTCTCTACGCCCGCCATGTGCAAGGTGGCATCGATAGTGTGTGGACAATGCTTCGTTTCGAACATAACGGCAGTCCTCAAGGGTTCCAAGACAAAAGCATGCAATACCTCTGGTCCTTTTAAGACCTGCGGTATTAAAGAGAATGGTTACTCTCCATACCGCAGGCCCAGAGCCTCCACGTTTAATGAAACAAAATCTCGGTTTAGCCAAATCTTCTGTCTGCTCTGTGTGTTCAAGTCGTTGTAGTAGTTGAGAAATTCATCGACGGCATTTGCCCTCATTTCCGAGTATTCTCCTTCACTCATCCATGTGATTCTGCCAAGAGTGGAGAAATCTACTTTAAAGATCGGATAGTCCCCGGCTAGTGTGTCAAAAGAAATTGAATCGGCAATAGTTTCATAAATATCTGGCGACCACCGGTAGCGAGGATAGCCTGCGGCATATCCTGCGACCGCAACCTGGTTATGGGATTCGACGCTAAACGCGAGAGCAATCTCGAGGTGTGACGGTACTTGTATTATGAACAATGGAGTAACGGTCGGCTTTTCGTTCACCCCAGCATGATTGATGCTGTTTTCGGGGGCGATCCATTTATTTAGGGATGCTGAAAGCGCAGCCGCTAATCGGCTGAGATCGATCTGTTCGATATTTATCCACATAGTTTCTCCTAATACTACTGCGCGCTTTTGGGCACTGGCTTCTTTGCTGATACCGGGTTAGGCAAGATCGAAGCCAAGATCAAGGACACGGCTGGAGTGGGTCAGCGCCCCGACGGCGATGTAATCAACGCCAGTGTCTCTATAGCCTGCGACATTATAAAGTGTGATGCCTCCACTGGCTTCGGTGCGCACACCTGCAGGGCGAGTGATTCCGACAGCGTCTTTGACAACGTCGGGTGCCATATTGTCCAGGAGAATGAGCTCAGCGCCGATTTCTACTGCCTCGGCGACCTGTTCAAGAGTGTCGCACTCGACCTCGACGGGAAGCTCCGGGAACTTGCTGCGCACAGCGGTAAATGCTGCGGCTAGCGAACCTGTGGCTGCAATGTGGTTGTCTTTGATAAGCGCGGTATCGCCGAGTCCCATGCGATGGTTTGCTCCCCCACCACAGCGCACAGCATATTTCTGGAGCACGCGCATACCAGGAATGGTCTTTCGGGTATCGCGCACGGTGATGCCGGTGTCTTGCAGAATCTGCGCCCATTGATGGGTAGCGGTCGCCACGCCGGACAGCTGAGACACGTAATTGAGGGCAATGCGCTCAGCAGTCAACAAAGTGCGCACCGGCCCGGTCGCACGCAAAAGAGTCTGGCCTGGGGCAACGGTAGCGCCATCGTTGAGCCGCACTTCAATATCCAATTCCACGCCGTCCCGTTCCGCCGTGATTTGGAGTGCCAAAACAGCAAGCGGAAGACCGGCAAGACAGCCGTGCTCCCGGGAAACAATGGCCGCCGTACCTGTGGCGTCGGCTCCAATGGTAGCGATGGTGGTCGCGTCTGGGCCCCACGCGAGGTCCTCATCAAGAGCAGCACTGACATGAGAGCGGGCCTCTTCCCAATCAAGACCGTCGGCTGATGAAATCGTCATATCAAGCTCCTGCATAGTGGTAGTTCGTGGTGGTTGCGGCTACGTCATCGCTGCGGCGGTGACAGCCCAATGATTCGCTTCGCTGCTGTGCAGCACGCGCGATGGCTAGTCCTGCCCAGGCCATGTTTGTCGCATCCAGGGTTGCAGCGTTGAATGCACTGGCTTTGGGAAGTGAGGTCAAGATGTTGATAGCCGTGGTCAGGTCAGTATCGTTGCGGACTACCCCGACGTAGTCGTCCATGACTGAGCGGATGGCAGCAGCATCGCCGACAGGT
This region of Corynebacterium casei LMG S-19264 genomic DNA includes:
- the nadC gene encoding carboxylating nicotinate-nucleotide diphosphorylase, translating into MTISSADGLDWEEARSHVSAALDEDLAWGPDATTIATIGADATGTAAIVSREHGCLAGLPLAVLALQITAERDGVELDIEVRLNDGATVAPGQTLLRATGPVRTLLTAERIALNYVSQLSGVATATHQWAQILQDTGITVRDTRKTIPGMRVLQKYAVRCGGGANHRMGLGDTALIKDNHIAATGSLAAAFTAVRSKFPELPVEVECDTLEQVAEAVEIGAELILLDNMAPDVVKDAVGITRPAGVRTEASGGITLYNVAGYRDTGVDYIAVGALTHSSRVLDLGFDLA
- a CDS encoding LGFP repeat-containing protein; this encodes MKRTFSAATIAVAIVSAVTIGIPAAAQPLDPHPSISEVQLNPEEQAPSHPAVTTTNNSEAGEEPFAAWGLATPPGAENYEVNQVSDEELDPRGVEGWQPTPDPQDEIVDGQMRSDIETVPEDFSDADADRAELAESALESDREISLQASPRCSVYWPSWFEVCGSIRAKYDSMGGPQSFLSLPKSYQLINPDGIGRRSEFVNGFIYWHPDTGAHSVSIPVSVVWQRHGWEGGFLGYPTTSDMALGDQWFKQSFQGGHVYTHNTLPASQASIQGAIYDKWQSLGAQNSELGFPISDELTASDGIGRYNVFEGGMIYWTPQHGAHAVTGGILAKWALQNFERSGYGYPIGDATTNEQEELTQDFEGGTIFADPNFFWQPFSCIDAISRIALENSVVDDFDFICSNRGISLTTSDTNFFGMPTVDDVVATTSFPQLRSTNRTPANIGVECDLREPSSISGPLRSGAYKVSKSVHLCFGQTEPPTPTKPLKVKWSKELAWTIANTLPQRQIGAVTLQVNSLDLPGFTFTVDSRLQEDKKFQIDPTMQRMVNTVSDPGANRSKVVNYDIPTRPGTYFVEVTGISLKIPDWNYNAELNGLRFAIGRYHCPQYRYYSDLCEFPDPVDDHT
- a CDS encoding DUF5926 family protein — translated: MAKKKKNKEELPEGMSRRQAKLAARAAERAALEKDPRPYGDLAAETQFIAMQEFVPSATAKLSVKGIDRDVYVCTILPGASAAMVRDVEAGGAAYVALQVRTHTHNPGRDLAYALNWVKNAEDGATLDSTAADGAQPDLKDILDKSAVLEITDHRDFAWWIPEGTQITPEIAQTLNQANETVIESHQVGADIDGTLFWANSGGDKAHIRWVFPIENETGVLNAIARVAARGEMNLGEGTKFAGVFRTHGLIAPVFDLQPEVAYDSYESELARVEKALKAEIDNDAQLNPEERKQLENLKSRQVTLR
- a CDS encoding LCP family protein; its protein translation is MTFSGRDPHRESRRAGASRSGNGPSANQPANDPSRYVLGADGKPLRDRYGRPVMRRESGQRPAQRPPRRTPRTDGRQEPSAGTFRAQPDQTRFDIGPRGNNPRRAAGAAGAAGAAGVAGAAGAYGTGAAQGHPRQQMPSESYNAQIPAPVQRQFQGAGYVGEPGPQPNSPHRNGGRRGGARRKRGNPVKRFFGCTGWIVIALVIALVVFVFWTDSRLSRTDALPVGSSSSGSGTNWLLVGSDSRQGLSEEDQAALGTGGDVGVGRTDTIMVLHIPNSGTAQLVSIPRDSYVNVPGFGEDKINAAFTYGGPQLLAQTVEQATGLGIDHYAEIGMGGLANVVDAVGGVNICVDEPIMDPLAGIDLAAGCQDLEGADALGYVRTRATAMGDLDRVERQREFFAALLDKITSPSTLANPFRAVSLVNHTAQSFMVNEDDHVWHLARVALAMSSGVETQTIPVGGFMDTAVGNVVLWDEAGAQELFSSMQ
- a CDS encoding glycerophosphodiester phosphodiesterase family protein; protein product: MKIVAHRGYSGKYPELSPLAFEKALELPIHGIECDVRMSRDGKVVVNHDATLDRTSDRIGKLSALDWAEIKLADIGTEKHPQQYPLLLDELLEMWEPSGQHLYIETKHPGAAGDILEEQVVLRLRYAGLIDDPRIHIISFSHRAIRRMKSLAPHMDRIYLRRDWERHFNRPDVLLSEPTGLGMSLLRGKLQPSAIGAYGLPTYMWTIDKPEDMKWAWANGVDILATNQPEVALHAIQM
- a CDS encoding HNH endonuclease signature motif containing protein — protein: MKNYKAFIQHATQAVGVLRDMAQLSVYDMAADGLALKTARKHSKIADVFFGSTDSPRLQHESVALAEERGLSMERLQMIDSHAQKLKKKRGAAWKLRAELIAHEGTYEEVNALGNQRVDELVGDKPKEPGMRISRPKNGMVTMSITDTQRRIIDFEKTLDAISTTDQPRSKALLEAFWKHIDGGGGVLKPEYRTVIAIGLDQSATILRGEGDESIIGASDGTTMTGAEIVNLAMSGALGDKIYAGLFHPTAGPVNLYEARFASGKQRILAMAENLVCPWPDCKVPADRCQVHHLDAHKNGGQTNPSNLSTLCAYHNGVNDDGARARRREKSRGRMMRHRGQVKLVTPGGKLLGNTHDLSTMGAMDLI